The window GTTTTCCCCTCTGCGGGTTCAAGAGTATGGTGttgataattaattaataacaacaattaaaaaagcTGTAGCGATTGCATTAAAgtgattttatataattattgtttttattttgcttttacaaAGCACAGTGGGAcagaacaacattttttttaaataattcttccATTTATGAAATGCTTGAATCATagatataaaaaacttttagaaaatataaatttgaaacaatGAAACATTCTGGCCTCATTGTGCAAAATTAAATAGACCGtggacttttttatttatatttcgttATTAAAGCatgctatttttataatatcaatattatttttattatatcaattaattaaatatattatttattttttacttcaaacttttcaatttagttattaaaataaaatgcagtTCTTGGAGGAAATAAAAGTCTACGATTAAAcaaattctatttcagttaCAAAATGACTTTTAGCTTTCAAACAGAAATTTGATATTCCAAACTATTTTACTTTCGCAAAATTCCCATAATTAAATCGACTTCacgaaatttctatttaaatgtccattttataaaaaaattatttttaatttttttattgtgaaaaaaGTTCAACTTTATTTACAGTTTTTGCTGCTAAATCCAGCAGTTAATGTAACGACATGGCAACACTAATAACAACTGTGTTTTTCTTATTGAAGGCATACTTTTAGAcatagatttttaaaacaaacagttTTGGCTATCATTAATTGCTATAATGCTCTTTTAACCAAGATAAGGGTACAATGTGTAACGCACACAAATCCCATCAGTTTCACAAAGAGTCAAAAGAAAACGACAGACATTTTCACTTACTTTCAACCATTTGGTTGACTCTTGAATTTCTCATGAATTTACTCTTTGTGTAAAAGGCAGTGAAGACAGTCATCACTTTAGTGTCGCATTTGTAAGCGAGTGCTTTCACAGTCATCACTTTATTGTCCACAAGTATTCTAGAAAGTAGACATTTAATGGAAACTTATTAAAAAGCCTCGGGTAGGTTAGTGGCTAGTGTTCTATTCTGGTaaaccggaggtggtgggttcgattcccacctgtgtcactggttaaggagcgcacaataggcccgatagaggcctaggtgtatttcttcggatttgatgtgtatacatcctcctttcaaactaactaactattaaaaaacattGTTGCCATATAATGGTTTTAGCTTTCTAGCTGTATCTTTGTAATCTATTAAAAGgaacttcacacgatcacacttcaCGTACGTAACggctaataaaaaagtaaaataaaattccatccgtataacaaaaaaagagaataaaagtcgtatgatttatattttttgtgtttacacgattggtataaaacaaaaacagagtaagatggaaacagctgttttacttttttgtatgtgtttacataaaaatacatccctgatctaatgcgaccttcttgtttttttaatcatttcaaaaaatgaatagagccatacgactgtcaaattttccattcgTATTCTCCCACATTgggtgtgatggtttcattacatattacaTATTACAATCACAtacgtactcttctacacaaaatttttaacaaatcataTTCCTTATGTGCTCGTGTAAAGACTGCTTAAGTGATGATTCCTAAGACCAGGtttacactaggaaacttttgttgggaaatttttgattttgtgtgtgagagaaagagatggttgatatttctttatcTTTCTCACACACACAGAGattaaaagtttcccaaaaaagtttcctagtgtgaaccaagtCTATGTTTTATGCTAAATAATTAGCCAAACTCTACACCTTAAATATAGCAGGCAACTCGGAAAAACTTTTAGTTGACCAACAACAAATGCAACTGATTCGTTATAAATATCCGAAACTAGATATAGAAGGACCGGAATCGaaggttttcttttattatttcttattttttgggACCGTAAAactcttataaattttaatgtaactaaaaatcttcttaaattttaaattagatcaatataatttgaatatttcGAACAGACCATCTAGCTCTTTTTAGATTATTCAAATTCTTACCAATAACTACACTTATATCCGACATTTCTTTTTAGTTTCATAACATTACCGTTATTGGCTAGAAAATCGGAAAATTGTTCAGCATTTAAATACATCTAACATAAGTAAAGATTTGCTATCCGATATCACATACATAGGTACATATACTTTTAGACCCTCCCATTTCTCCTAGTGAAGATGACGTTAGTTTTGCagtattttccatataaatgtAGATCAATTTTGTTGCGAGGAAGTCTGTTAATCAGTCTATACTGATGGTTCAAAAACTGTTAAGATAccaattcataaattttatcaCACAAGCatttattttccatataaatgcTTGGTCTTTTGGAAATATCTTAGAACCATTTCTCAAGACGTCGATTCTCACTGGACTTTCTTAATTAAGGAGTATCAACTGAAAGTTTTCTCTAAATTGAAAGCTTCCTATATAACCTAAGTTATATAGTGGATAAAATCTAACCAAAAACTGATAcagacaattttatttaactttatctGATTTATCTCTATTTGATTTCTTCAGAACTTTGGCCGCCTGCTTGTAAGTTGTCAAAGGCAATCATACTTTTATTCCCCAATTCCTCATACAAACCACCAACAAAGGTAAAGGTAGTTCTCGCACGAAACATAAATTCCAAAGCCGGATGAAGATTGGATAAATGAATATTTCCCATAACATAAAATCCCCTATTAAGAGGACATGAAGAACTATAGTTGCCCTGTTTAGAGACCGGTGTAGTAGTTATGAGATTTTGAtaattgaaaatcaaaaaagtgCGCTTTAGTTCTTGCATGTCAGgttgaaaacttttatatatttcatcaCATTTACTGAAATCAGAATTCCTTACACACCTTCTTTACGATTTTACCCGTAAACCGATATGTTGACAAAGGTAATATACTCCTATTCGCCAACTCCTCATACAGACCACCCGTAAAAGTAAAAGTTCTATTGGGTCGATACATAAATGCCAATATAGGATTACGACTATTAATACGTACATTATCCATAACATAAAATCCTCTTCTCAAGGGACATTCATACGTATAATTGCCCTGTTTGAGAGCCTTTAAAATAGTTTCCTTAAACATGGGCACTTTACTAATAAATTGTTGAATATCGCACAAACGTGTAGTTAAATTGTAGAGTGTAGAAGTTCTATCGCAACAATCCTTTTGCAAAATTACCAGACGTGCTACCGGTGAAGTAATGTCCCTTTCAAACCAATTCAAGGAACGTATAAAACCTTGATTACTAAATGTcatattaactttaaaatcaGGTCTACGATCGGTCCAAGAGGTCTCCAGAAATTTTGGACTGTATCAGAAGTTctttaagcaaaataaaatttttatatatgttatgtttttttatttaaatacttacatacatctTTTAGGGCAGCTGTTGTTACAGGAATAATTAATACAGAAACTGCTATAGTTAATAAACTTTTGAATTTGTacatgatttttgaaaatttttataaaatgaatgaGACctagtttttcaaaatttaagttttattgttatagtttatgcatttttaattgttttttattaaacaacaatatatttgtaattgaataatttagtatttataaatttaattacatacTAGTgctatacatacaaatgtttaaTTACATTAAGTGGAAACAGTGGAGGATAAAAGATGTAGGTAgtaagtctataatatagtttattatctagtttatagtgtagtctatag of the Lucilia cuprina isolate Lc7/37 chromosome 2, ASM2204524v1, whole genome shotgun sequence genome contains:
- the LOC111689276 gene encoding uncharacterized protein LOC111689276; this encodes MAAMVIVEHVVEFVIPKFLETSWTDRRPDFKVNMTFSNQGFIRSLNWFERDITSPVARLVILQKDCCDRTSTLYNLTTRLCDIQQFISKVPMFKETILKALKQGNYTYECPLRRGFYVMDNVRINSRNPILAFMYRPNRTFTFTGGLYEELANRSILPLSTYRFTGKIVKKVCKEF